ATgccacattttttaaaaaattttttgGGGAATGctatatttgttttatctttctaaaaaTGCCACATTTTAACTGTTCACATgtgattaaaagataaaaatacccttttatgAAAGAGAGTGATCGTCGTGGACAAGATATGATGGACAAGTTATTAGTGTAAGTCATAGACTTGTCCacgaattttatttttataacttgtTTACAAGAATTATATTAACGAAGTTGTCCAgtaatttaaattagttatccatattatttttttgtatgaatgttaaaatatattcaccaaaaaaactgTTATACAGAGTTCTTCAGAGTGGTTGTTGTTGGACTTAAACAAAATACATTAACAGAGATTGAAAGAGATTTAATTGAGCAGATCAGGTGGGACGGGTGTGAAACCAAAGCTGCAAACCACTCTCGTATCCGGTAGAGGCCGTCAACGTGAGTAGCCGATTGCGGACCATTCTGTCAATGAAACGATAATAAGTTATCCATATTATTAAAGATAAGTTGTCTATGAAagataattaaactaaaaaaagtaaagttGTCGAGACGGTGGACCAAAAGAAAATGTCAGAGGATGATGAACTAAAAGAGTATGATGGACCAAAAGAGGATGATGTGGATGAGGGTGGACCAAAAGATGATGTGGAAGATTGGGTTTCTCACCGGCATCCTTCTCCATATCATCTTGTCAATCATCCACATCTTGTTCATCATTCACATTTTGTCCATCTTTTACATCTTGTTTATCATCCACATAGTGTTCATCATTCGCATCTTGTCTATCATCCACATATTGTCTATCATCCGCATATTTTCGATCATCGACATCTTGTCGATCATCgacatcttgtccatcatcgacatcttgtccatcatcttCATTTTGTCTATCATccgcatcttgtccatcatccgtATATTGTCCATCATATGTATCTTGTCTATCAACAACATAGTATTTATCGAGGGGCATTTATGTCTTTTTAAATAGAGGTTGTGGcattatagaaaagaaaaagaaaaagtggcttgactaaagtttttttactgttcatggcatttttattaattaactcCAAAAATAATCATCTTGCATATCAACCATAACCTCACTTCTTTCGGCCAAGTCACCTGCAGCCACCTCCAGCCACCATGCTTCCAGCAACCGTTCCGGCCGACATCTTTGATCCCACGTTTTTCGGCAACCTCTCCGACCACCGCGTTTCCCAGAAACCACCTTCTCCACCGGCAACTGCTCCAACCACCACCACTTCCGGGAACCACTCCGGTCACCGTCTTTGATCACCACCTCCTCCGGCCGTCGGCCATCACCACCACTAACCATCATATCATCAAACACTAAAATGATAATTCTTTTATACCTCATCctattttcctaattttttgaaataattctttaaattacattttttaatttggttattgAGCAAATTGGCCCTAACGTAAAACAAAggtatttttggttaaataaaattttaccaaaatttgGTTTACCCTCCCACATGCCCaaatctcctcctccgccatGGCTGTGAACTTATGAGGAGAGTTGATGAGCTAAAAAGAGCACAGCCATGGCTACGACTTCACCCAACAAACTCTCACTCTTCCCTCTACTATCCCTTCTCTgttttatctccattttcttcctcctctctctatcCCGTCGcgcttctctctcctctcccaACACTCACCGCTCCGCCACCGTCTTCACCCCGAGATCCGACGACGCTTCCCGCACTGTTGCCTCCTCCACTTGCGACTTATCCGACGGCTCATGGATCTACGATTCCAACTTCAGATCCGCTAGGTACGATAGTAGTTGTAAAGAGATCTTCAAAGGATGGAACTGCGTTCGTAACAACAAAACCAATGGCCTTGAGATCTCTAAGTGGCGATGGAAGCCTAAGGACTGTGATCTTCCTTCGTTTGATCCACTCGAGTTTCTTGAAACTCATCGAAATACCAACATTGGTACGCTTTGTTCTCGAATCTGATCTTTTGTTGTTTGGCATTGGAGTAATCAGAAGCTATGGTTTCCAATTACTATTGAACTTGTTAGATTTTACACTGACTCTGCTGAGTCCTGTATCTGAACTTGATAGGTGTGAGTTCTCTATACAtcttaagattttgttttttgaacagTGCAGGATTTGTGGGTGATTCCTTGAATAGGAACATGTTTGTATCACTTTTTTGTATGTTGAAGAGTGCGACGGGTGAACTGAAGAAGTGGCGACCAGTGGGTGCAGATCGTGGATTCACATTTTTGCAGTATAATCTGACCATTGCGTATCATCGAACAAATCTCTTGGCACGTTATGGTAGGTAAGCTAAGTTCTCTTTGGTGTTCCTATATCTTTTGTTTGAGAAAGTGATAATTAGATAATATTGTAGTGTATAATCTGAATTGTGTTTTATGATTGTTTACTCTGTTCTGCTTCCTCCCAAAGATACGTATATGTTGAGTAATATTCATAGGATCATGTTCTTGTAGCTTCTCTGGCTTTTACATCTTGCTATTTGTTCTATCTTTTAACAGTATTCTCCATCAGTAAGTCCTTTTTTGCATGCTTATCTGTGTCTTTCTCAACTCTGTAGGAATACCATGgttttatatggttttcaaaCTGATCAGACAAATTTTTTTCTCGCTGTTGGTTCAGGTGGTCAGCTAATGCTAATGGTGGTGAGTTAGAATCACTTGGATTTATGGAGGGGTATAGAATTGATGTTGATATTCCAGACAGCTCATGGATAAAGGCTTCAAGCTTCCATGACATTCTCATTTTGAACACTGGGCACTGGTAAAATACCCTTTTCTGTTTCTTGTCTGATGTAAATGAAACTATTTTGAACTAGTTAAATACTTTATCATCTGATTTAGCCCAACTCTAGATCGATGCCATATGACCATAGTCACTAAGTTTGTTAACTACTGGTTCATGTTTTCTGTATTTAGAGATATTAAGGTTCACATATTGTAGAGGAAACTGGGAAATTCTCAAGTTTTAAACTACTTTCTGTTCCAGTTGATTCACTGCTCTCTAAGtttaaacatacatatatatgactCTGTCACGATTCATGAAAAGGAACTCCTTCAACGTGCCAAAATATTTGCAGTATTTCTTTCTCGTGTTGATCACTGCATTCTATTTCACGAGTGAAAGTTAGTCTTGTTTTATCAGATAAATGATACCTTGGTTTGTCATCTTTCagttaaacaaaaatttgttatGTCAACTTGTGATGTTGATAACCTTTTGTTGTCCGTTTTATGTAAGGTGGTGGGCGCCATCAAAATTTGATCCTTCAAAATCTCCTATGCTTTTCTTTGAAGGCGGCCGGCCAATACTTCCACCTATAAATCCTGCCGCTGGCCTGGATAGGGTTCTAAACCATATGGTATGCTGTTCtggatttctttgttttcctgTGTTATTATTGTAAGGCAACTTGAGATACTGTCATTGACAACCCTACTAGATTATATGTTTACAAAAATGAACATGTGCGATGACATTTGTGGGCTAGTATTGTGTGACTTTGTAGCGTTTCGTGTTGAAGAATCAGTCTTTGAGCCAGCACCCAACTGTACGATATCATAAACTAGTGGTAGTGAAATTGTGATCCTCATACGACGTGCTGCCATTGTAATAGGTAAATTTTGTGGAGAAAACAAAGCGACCTGGAGGAATCATATTCTTCCAGACACAATCACCTAGGCACTTTGAAGGAGGTGACTGGGATCAAGGTGGTACTTGTCAACGACTGCAACCTTTGTCACCTGGAAAAGTAAGTCAGTTTCTGTCAATTTAGTGGCTGAACTAATAGTTAATTATGTTATAAATGACATACTCATACCGAGTCACTCATGAAAGCTACATGAAATCATTAGTTTGGTCTGGCCAGTATGGGTACTTCCAAGTTCGAACCAGTGATCACATGAGATAATGGGACTGGTAATAGGCAATAGACAGggtaataaaaaaacatgatagGTAGATAATGGGTAGAGGAGCTGAGAGATTTGAAATTGTTAGGAGACGCTTATAATCTGTCTTCATATCTTAATGGTAGGTTGAAGAATTGTTCTCGGTGAGAAACAACGGGACAAATGTAGAGGTTCGTCTGGTGAATCAACACCTCTTTAACTCTTTTAAGAGTAGAAGCAACTTCCACGTTTTGGACATAACTCGAATGAGTGAGTACAGAGCCGATGCTCATCCGGCAGCAGCTGGTGGTAAGAATCACGATGATTGCATGCATTGGTGCCTTCCGGGCATCACTGACACTTGGAATGATTTATTCGTCGCAACTCTCTATACGATCAAAGCTTAGTAATCAAAATAACATGTTTTGATTTGTTGGGTCTAGCGGCATTGTCATACTCTTGTAAATTTTGATGTTGtcttctgcattttttttttagttgttttttggcctacaattaacaaaaatttatggGCTCAAAAATGTTTCTTAGGTTTGTAATAAACATGCCATATCTTGTTGCATCTCAGCGTAACCGGAAAAACAATGACTACTCACGCAACTCCTCCCAAAAACCCGGTAGCAATCGAAGACCTTGAGAGACAGAACCAAAAAACATTTGGTTGCATCTCAGCGTAAGCAAGATTTGATCTGAACGATCCGGTGGCAATCGATGTACCTCCATACGTACTTCTTCAGccttcaaaacaacaacaaattaaaaaaacaataattaatcacaaaacaacaacCTAAAAGAACCAAAGGtgataaaaattgaaatagatCACATAACTCTTGACCTAATCTGATCGATCAAATTCGAGACTGAAAAGAGTTAACTCAGAAACTAACCTTGTTTCGGAAATCAACTTGAGCAAAACTAGCCTTGAAGAAGTTCTGGAAAAGATCTTCCCAGTCGGGGTTACACGAAAGTGATTGCTCCATCCACACTCCATTAACCGCCGCGATATTATGCCCGCCTCTTTCACTTCCGTCTACATCACTAAAATCTTCCATTCTAAACACTCTTTCAACTATGTTGTTcttattctctctgtttcactCTGTTCTGTGTTTTCTCCGTGTGATTTGCTTGACTATACTTCACATCTTATCATGAATAACTCTAAACCCATTGTTACACCAGTTGTTCTTAAAGGCACAAACTACTTGCTGTGGACAAGAACCACAAGAACTGCCCTTGGAGGTCGAGGACTGTGGAGCCACGTTGAAGTGGACTATGTACCAAAAGAAACTTGGAAGGAAGAGAAGGATACTACTGAggcgagagaagaagagacagaaTGAGAGGcaaaatggtttcaagaagatcaaGTTGTTCTCTCTGTTCTCCAAAACTCGTTGGATGCCCCGATTCTTGAAGCCTACTCCTACTGCGAGACAGCCAAAGAACTCTGGGAGATACTCAAAAATGTGTATGGTAATGTCTCTAACCTGACACGAGTATTTGAAGTGAAGAGAGCCATTAACAACCTCAGTCAAGAAAACTTGGAATTTACTAAACTTCTTGGCAAGTTTCGAGCACTATGGTCAGGACTCGAAGCTTTGCGACCAAGTACTCAAGATCGGTAACActtaatgaaagaaaagagCAGGATAAAATATTTGGTCTTCTCCTTACCTTGAATCCAGCTTTCGATGATCTCCTGAAGCACATCCTACGTGCATACAAGCTTCCCAACTTTGAAGAAGTTTGTTCGCAGATTCAAAAAGAACAAGGATCTCTTGATCTTTTTAGTGGAAATGGCGAACTTGTCACGGCGAACAGGGGTGTGTACAAACAAGAAGATAGACGAGTATGGATATGTGATCACTGCAAGAAAAGGGGCCACATGAAGGACAAATTCTGGATCCTTCACCCTCATCTCAAGCCAGCCAAGTTTAAAGCCAACCTCTCTAAGGAAGCGACAGGAGAGAAAGCAACTGCTTCATCGAAACAAGCAGAGGAGGCAGCTATGACAACATCATATGCAGAGGTGGTAAGGAAGTCTGACCTGGAAGCACTCATCCGATCCATCGTCTCACTAAAAGACTCTGGTAAAACCTTCTTTGCTTCAAAACCAAGTAGTTCAATTGTTGTTGACTCCGGTGCTTCTCATCATATGATAAGTAACCCAAGTCTgataaacaacataaaaccggccTTAGGAAATGTTATCATTGATAATGGAGATCAAATACCATTTAAGGGAGTAGGGGATTTGAAACTGTTTGACAAAACCTCAAAAActttctttatgcctacctTTACATCTAATCTTTTATCAGTTAAAAGAGCTACAAATGATTTGAACTGCTACACCATCTTTGGTCCTAAtagtgttcattttcaggatattgagactggaaagATTCTTGGAGAAGGGAATGCTAATGGAGATCTCTATGTCTTAGAGAACACTTCACCAAgtccttcttttttgtttaagtCTTGTTTTGCGTCTAGTTTAAATGCAGTATGGCATGCTAGATTAGGCCATCCTCACTCTCGTGCACTTAGCTTAATGTTGCATAATGTTTCATTTGACAATTCAAGTTGTGAGTTTTGTATTCTTggaaaacattgcaagtctattttcCCTTCATCAACTACTATTTATGAGCATTGTTTTGACTTAGTACATTCAGATGTTTGAACATCACCATGCCTATCTAGAGacaataacaagtattttgtgacattcattaatgaaaaataaaaatatacttggATTACCTTGTTACCTTCTAAGGATAGAGTATATGATGCCTTTGTTAACTTTCAAAACTATGTTGCTAACCACTTCAATGCCAAAATAAAAGTTCTAAGATCTGATAATGGAGGAAATTATACAGGTCATAAGATCAAGGAATACTTAGCCAAACATGGCATCCTACACCTAACTAGTTGCCCATATACACCCCAACAGAATGGTGTAGCAGAGAGAAAGAATCGCACCTCATGGAGGTGGCAAGATCGATGATGTTTCATACTAATGTCACCAAGAAATTATGGGGTGATGCCGTGATGACTGCGTGTTATCTCATCAACAGAACCCCGACAAAGATTCTTGATGATCGGTCTCCATTTGAGGTACTGAACAAAATCAAGCCATCTTTAGATCACTTACAtgtgtttggttgtgtttgttttgtcttagtACCTGAAGAACAGAGGAACAAGCTCGATCCTAAAAGCACTAAATGCATATTTATCGGCTACTCAACAACGCATAAAGGCTATAAATGCTATGATCCTTCCATGAGTTGAATGCTTATCTCTCGAGATGTAAAATTCATCGAAGATGCAGGTTACTTTGACAAGAAAGATTGGAACAGTTTGAAGGACCTGTCTCATTCTCCGAATGACGGGGCAGCAAGTTTGAAGTTTCTTCTTGATCATCCTGGACATTCTTCACATAAGACAACTGATCATCGAGAACAACGGCAGagtatctcttctttttctggtGCTCCACCTACTTCTTCACCTGAGCAGGATATTCAACAAATTCCCATAGGGGATACGACGAATCAAGAAGACTCTCATGAAGTAGGGGAAGATGACTTGTCCAGCAGAGACACCGTTAATGATGATCATGAGATGTCTCAAGCAGAGGAAGGATCTACTCATCCGACTCTCCGGAGGAGTGAGAGAATTAAACCTCATCCATCTACTTGGCGAGACAAGAGCTTTTACTATAGTAATCAGGCTATTGCTCATCTTATTCAAGCGGTCTATTCATTTGAGCTACTACCTGCAGAACACCAAGCTTTCTTCAGCAAAATTGAGGATCATTGGATCCCTCAAACCTACGATGAGGCTAAAGATCATGATGAGTGGTTAGGAGCGGTTCAAGATGAGACAGGAGCTATGATTAAGAACCACACTTGGGACGAGGCTGATCTACCTAAAGGCAAAAAGGCAGTTAGCTCCAAGTGGGTCTTCACCATCAAGTACCTGAGAAATGGAGACATTGAATGCTACAAAGCTCATCTTGTAGCCCTTGGATTCACTCAGACATATGGGACAGACTACAAGGAGACATTCACACCGGTGGCAAAGCTACATACGGTTCGTGTGGTACTCTCTCTGGCGACCAACCTATCATGGGAGCTCTGGCAGATGGACGTTAAGAACGCCTTTCTTCAGGGCAAACTTGAGGATGCAGTCTACATGACACCACCGCCTGGTCTTGAAGACATTGTCTCTCCGGGAAAGGTTCTCAGACTGCGTAAGGCGATATATGGTCTTAAGCAGTCCCCACGAGCTTGGTATCACAAACTCAATTCTACACTCAAGGACCGTGGATTCCGACGCTCTGAGGCTGATCACACCCTATTTACACTGTAGAGTAATCGTGGCATCATCGTGGTCCTTATATATGTCGATGATATCATCGTTTCTGGTGACAACAAGGACGATATTCATGAAACTAAGCTATTTCTTAAATCTgttttttgatattaaagatcttggCAAGATGAAATACTTTCTTGGAATCGAAATCTGTAGTTCTCCAGAAGGTTTATTTTTATCACAACGAAAGTATACTCTCGATCTTTTAGCTGAAACATGACGACTTGGTGCTAAACTAGCTCCCACACCGATTGATGAAGGGTACGagctcaagcgaaagggggataAGGTGCCACAAGGACAACCGCTTGATCCGATTCATGAACCATATAAGGATGTCACAAGATATCGGCGACTGGTCGGTAAGCTAATTTATCTTACTATAACACGACCTGATCTCTGTTATGTTGTAAATCAGGTCAGTCAGCTCATGAAAGCTCCAACCAAGTTCACTGGAGTATGGTGGAAAGAATTCTCAGCAATCTCAAGGGAAGTCCATGCCAAGGaatttggatgggaaagaactCAAGCACAGAGATAGTGGGCTACTATGATGCGGATTATGCAGGAGACACGATGGACATGAGATCAACTACTGGATATTGCACATTTATTGGAGGTAACTTAGTtatatggaaatcaaagaaacatAAGGTGGTCTCATGTTCGAGTGCGGCAGCGGAATACAGAGCTATGAGGAAGATAACAAATGAGCTGACATGGCTAAAGGCGCTTCTCAAGGACCTAGGAATTGAATCAAAGCAACCGATCATCatgcattgtgataatgaaACAGCAATTCACATAGCCACAAATTCAGTATTTCATGAGAGGACCAAACACATTGAAGTGGATTGTCATAAGGTTCGAGAAAAGATTGAGGAAGGGGTAACTCTACCATGCTACACTCCAAGTGAAGATCAGTTGGCGGATATCTTCACCAAAGCTACATGTCCGAAGGTTTGTGAACATATTTACAGCAAACTCGGGCTTGTAGACCTTACACGCCCTTGATCGACTTCTCAAATCCGTggacatcacactctttttccctcaacatagttttgtcccacGAGGTTTTCTATGTTGAGATTTTTAACGAGGTGATGCttcacgggttccaagcttagccattgcattcggctaagcttgagggggagtatttaTCAAGTTCTACTGAGAAGACTCGACCGTACAGCATCACAATAAGGCCTGAGTCGTTATCAAAGATATCAGAACATGAGAAGAGAGGAAGTCGGTCCAACAAGCCCACAAGTGTTCTAGAATGCTCCAATCTAACCGTTGAGGAATTGAGAGTCACATGTGTGCATATGCAAGTTGACTTTGGAGATGTCACTATAAATATTTTGGGAAActactctctctatctttctgcAAATGTCTCTATCTTATGTTTCTATTTGTGTAAAGGAGTTTCCCTAGCTAGCTCTCCTATTTAAGGTTGTAGTCACATGTAGGAACAGATTATTCTGGTTGAATTGATTCTATTCTCTTTGCTAAACACAAATCCTCTTTATTTTACTTTACTTCCACTAATTCTAACAGGAATGAGCGGTTTGATTACATGCATGATTTCTCTAATAAAAGCTCATTCAATTTTCAGAAAAGAAAtggttaaaatattaaattattctcGTACGATCGAGATTGTGTATACCCCAAGTCAAGTTAGGTGAGTAAGAGTTTATGGTTAGAAAGGCTGTTGGTTGGATGATACTATGGTAAGATATACAACTTATGGGCTTAATTGTTTGAGAACGGACAATCGACGTACTATTTCCCCCTCGGAACTATCATATCGTGCCAGTTTCCCATCGATCTTTGCCTTCTTACTAGTTCTCCTTCGGACTTATATCCTCCAACTATTTCCCCCCGAATCCATACTTCTCCGCCAATTTCCCCATCGAACTGGGTTTATACGGTTTTGAGTCTAAACCCAATAAAAACCGATGTTAAACCGGTTCCTCTACTGTGGACTCCCCATTGTAGTCTTCCTCTGCAAATTTCTTGAGATCTCTACACATACTTTATCAACCATAGCGAGAAAATCCctaacaataacaaacaaatgaagTGGATTCTTTCCTTTCACAAGCTCATCACGAGTCATACCTAAGGATTTGAGCATGATCGCTGTGTTCAGAGATTTTCTCGGGTCGAGTATAAAAATCTGAGTTGGTAAGGCTGAGTTAGGTTTCTTATCGCCGCCATGGTCTGGAGATTTGTTCACCGCCACGTAGCCGAAGAGAGC
The Camelina sativa cultivar DH55 chromosome 15, Cs, whole genome shotgun sequence DNA segment above includes these coding regions:
- the LOC104747317 gene encoding protein trichome birefringence-like 13; amino-acid sequence: MATTSPNKLSLFPLLSLLCFISIFFLLSLSRRASLSSPNTHRSATVFTPRSDDASRTVASSTCDLSDGSWIYDSNFRSARYDSSCKEIFKGWNCVRNNKTNGLEISKWRWKPKDCDLPSFDPLEFLETHRNTNIGFVGDSLNRNMFVSLFCMLKSATGELKKWRPVGADRGFTFLQYNLTIAYHRTNLLARYGRWSANANGGELESLGFMEGYRIDVDIPDSSWIKASSFHDILILNTGHWWWAPSKFDPSKSPMLFFEGGRPILPPINPAAGLDRVLNHMVNFVEKTKRPGGIIFFQTQSPRHFEGGDWDQGGTCQRLQPLSPGKVEELFSVRNNGTNVEVRLVNQHLFNSFKSRSNFHVLDITRMSEYRADAHPAAAGGKNHDDCMHWCLPGITDTWNDLFVATLYTIKA